The Leptospira stimsonii genome includes the window ATTTCGGATAAGATAGCATATCATCACTTTTGAATGTAATTGTTCTTTCATTTTCGGAAATTGTCTGCAGATCGATTTCAATCTTCAGAGGTAAATCACGAAGATCCTCTTCGGCAATTTTCCACCATTCGATGATGGAAACACCGCTTTTTCCCCAAATTTCTTCAAACCCGAGATCATCCAGATCCTGCGGACTTTTCAATCTGTGTAGATCAAAGTGGTAAAAAGAATCTTCTCGATCCGGAATCGGATATTGATTGATCAAAGTGTAAGTCGGCGAATTTACGTTAGCCGTCGGAGAAATTTTTCTTACCAATTTTGAAGTGAACGTTGTCTTTCCGGCTCCCATAGAACCGGTCATTAGGAGAACCGGAAATAAATTTTGTTTCAAAGAGATTTCGATAAGGGAGGCAAGGAGATAAGCCGGTTTGTCTAATTCTTCCAGTTTCAGTTTCTGAAATTCGAGTTTCAATTCTTCCTCAAAATAATTCGTTCACCCTTTCTTTTTCAAAACGATAGACGGAAGTACAAAATTCGCACGTGACCTCTATCATACCGACTTCTTCCAATATATTCATTGCTTCTTCTTTACCGAGGGTCTGAATCAATTCCCGAATTTTATCTTCGGAACAATCGCAACGAAACTCAGGCTGACCTTCCTCTAAGATTTGAACGGCCGAACGAGTCACTTCCCCGATTTTATTTAAACAATTGTATATATCTTTCCCCAAGAATTCGCTCACATTCTCATTGATCTCATCCGAGAGACTTGCAATTTTCTGAATATGTTCTTCTTTTGCTTCCGGAAGAGATTGAAGTAAGATTCCCCTTACGTCCCAGTGAAAGCCGATCTTTTGAATCATTATGGTTACAAAGCAGGTAATCTGTTCGGAGCTATTCAGATAGTTTTGAAAATTTTCTTCAAAACTCCGATTTTGATACGGGACCACGGACTGATAAATGCAAGCACCATCTTTCCAACGAAAGACTTTCATGATTCCGGAATAGTCTTCCATAAGTTGTCCGGGTTCGATGTCTTCTTCAGGTCGGGCTCTTAAAACCGCTTTCATTCTTCCTTTACGATCACTGTAGGCAAGAACCGAGTGAATGGGAGAATCTTCGTTAAACTGAATCTGCAAGCTTACCTTTGTGTCTTCTTTTACTTGATCTGCGAGGAAGAATGCCCCGATCATAGCTCTCGCCAAAAGCTCCGTATTGGAATCATCTAAATTATGTAAATTGGAGGCCGCGGTTACAGAATATGAAATTTCCGTAGCGGAATATCGGAAGTGAACATCCGGCAAAATTCCGTATATCAGTGAGTCCTGGTTGTGCATGGAATCCTTCTGTGGTGGAGTAACTGAGAATTCGGTTACGCGCAGAAGTAAAATAATCTCTACGTCATTTGTATCCTCTCAGACTTTCACGGGAAAAGACAGTATTTTTTCTTTTAGACTTCCGAGATTTGCGGTTTTCTTTCTTTTCAGATTGAACCCATCCTTTGAAATCACTTTCCGGAACGAAAAGGAGATCGGAATGATATTCGGTGCAGACTATTACCCTGAGCAATGGACGCAAAAAGATTGGGAAGAAGACATTCGAATCATGAAGGAGATGGGTATTTCTTCGGTCCGTCTCGCCGAATTCGGCTGGGCACTTATGGAACCGAGAGAAGGAAAATACGACTTCTCCTTTTTTGACAAAATCTTAAATCTCATTCAAAAGAACGGTATGACTGCGATCTTAGGGACTCCGACCGCAACGTTCCCACCATGGTTGGCAAAAAAATTTCCAGACATAATTCAGGAAAGAGACGGAATCAAACGGACGATCGGAACAAGAAGGCAGGCCTGTTTCTCATCTCCGAACTATAGAAAGGCGTCCCAAAAAATCGTTACCGCTATGGCCAAACATTTTGGGAACCACCCCGCCGTGATCGGTTGGCAAATCGACAATGAAATCGGTCACGAAGGTTCGGATATCGATCATTCGGAAATCTCTTTGAAAGCGTTCCGTGTTTGGTTGAAGAATAAATACAAGACGATTCAAAAACTGAATGAAACTTGGGGGAACGTTTTCTGGGGAGTCTTATACAATTCATTCGAAGAGATTCCGATTCCAGGCGCTCATATTTCTAGTAACTTCCATCCTTCCATGATCCAGGACTTCTATCGATTTCATTCCGATACGATCCTTGATTTCGTAAAACTCCAAGCACAGATTCTAAGAAAATTTTCAGTTGGAAGGCCTCTTACAACAAATCTTTATCCATCCCCTTTTCTTCCCATCGTCGATATGGCAGAACTTGCAACATACCTGGATTATATTTCTTGGGATAATTATCCCACTTGGGGAGAACAAGAAGAACCGTTCCCACATCCTTTTATCGCGGCGATGCAACAGTACAATCGGGGTTTGAAGAATCTTCCATTCACCGTTATGGAACAAATATCCGGCTTCCAAGGACACGATCTTTTAGGATATCTTCCCGCTCCGGGACAAACAAAACTCTGGATGAAACATTCCATCGCTCACGGCTCGAACGCGATTTATTTTTTTCGCTACCGCACCGCGCGCTTCGGACAGGAACAACTCTGTTACGGAATTTTGGATCACGATAAGAATAAAACGGAACGGTACTTCGAACTACAAAAAGGAATCGAAGAAATCGGTGAATACGCGGATGACTTCGTGGAAGAATTATTCCCAGCTGATGTTGCCGTCGTGCATGACATTGAGAACGCTCGAAATTGGAAACATCAACCGATTTCAACAGGACTAAAGTATTCACCGGTTCCTTGGGCTCAACTTGGCTATGACGTCGAAATGGCGACTTGGTTTTCCGGGATGAACGTTCTCAACGTAAACACCCACTTTCGCCCCGCCTCCAAAATCGACTTCAAAGATTATAAGATCATCATACTTCCGATGTACACGATGGTAAACGATTCCGTCTTTCAAAAATTGGAAAGCTTCGTAAAGGAAGGGGGTACTCTCGTTTTAGGATATAGAACAGGCGCAAAAGATTTGAACGGCTGGATGTACGATTCTCAAATTCCCGGACCTTTTGCGGAAATGGCCGGAGTAAGAGTAAGAAAATTCGAAGCGGTCGGAAATCAAAAAGTGAAGTTTAAGTTTCGCTTTTTTCCGGGAACTTGTTCCAAGATTTGCGAAATCTTAGAGCCAACGACCGCTGACGTATGGGCCCGTTATACCGATAAGAGAAAATTCTATAAGGGGCAACCTATAATTACCGCCAATTCTTATCATAAAGGAAGAGTAATTTACGTCGGTGCTTCGTTAGAACCATTGAGTTTTATGCTTCTCTATCGTCGAATTTTAAGAGAGGCGAAAATTCCGTTTACTTTTTACGGTCCTACCGTTGAAAAATTAAACCGAACTGGAAGAAATCAAAATTACGAAATTTATATCAATCATTCCGGCAAAAAGAATTTGGCTGGTCTGAAAATCCTGAATCCCTATGAAGTCAGAATCATACCAAAGAAAAGATGAGATCGGAAAATTGTTAAGCGAACTCAAAAAGGAAAGAATTTCTTGGAGCTAAATCAAGTCGAGGAACTGAATCGTATCCTCGCCTCCGTTTCCGGAAGCAATCGTCATCACGAAATATTCGTGGACAACTTGCATACGCCGTTCTTGCAATTCGAAGACAGTTATATTCTTCCTCCTACTTCGGTTTACGGAGTCGAATTCTCAGCGGCAAAAGAGTTCCTTATCCAGATAGAACAACTCATTCCGGAATTGATCGCAGGTTGTCATGTTCTCCCAGAAGCGAAACCAAAGAAGAATTCGAATCAGTTGTTCCTAGTTAAGCCTCTCCCATATTCAAAGGAGAATGAAGACAAAAAATTTATCTTTGTTGTGAGTTTCATTCTTTCCTATCTCGGCGGTGCACCTTCCTCGATGTTCGTAAAACAACCCGCGCAGGGAAAAACCGCTTCCGTTCGGACTCAAAAAATTTATTTCTTAGCGCGAATTCTCCCTTTGGAGAATTTAGAGCACAAGGACGGACAGATCGTCGATTTCGTAACACGACAATATAAAGAGACAGAATTTATGGTGGACGTCGATACAATTCCCGCCTTCAATAAGATCCAACATACTTATTCGGAACTTTTCGACGACGTAGATTATTCGAAACAAATCACTGCAATTCATACACTTCTAAATATAACAAAGGAAGTCTGGCAACCTGGAAAGGTCTTTGAGCCGATCGACGTTGAATTTCAATCTATCAGCTCGCGGTTTCTGGAGAGTTCTCAAGAAAGAATTTTTAGCCAATTTCAGAACATACGGCATTTGATTGATCTTTTATTGTCACCGGAAAGCATGACTATAGATTCAGTAATACAGGAACCTTTGCATATTTGGCTTCGTTCTATTGGAACGGAACGGGACGTAACTTCCTCCGGTAATATGCTTTGGAAAATCCTAAAACGAAAGTAATCTTTTTTTGAAGAGAAACCCATGGACCAACCACTTGCCCCTCCCATTGACTTTCCATTAGAGGAAGTCAAACGCAGGATCAAATCCGTTCAATCTGTATCCGGAATTTTTATCGAGTCCGCGCTGAAACTTCAGAAGGATCTAAAGGCATTCGCTTTTTCAACGGAAGCGGAGGAAAAGGATCAAATTCACAAGGCCGACGAGATGATGGGAAAATTCATTGTTGAATATCTCAGACAAAACTTTCCTTCCGATTCTATTCTCTCCGAAGACAATTACAGATACGAAGGGAACAATTCCTTTCGTTGGGTTTTAGATCCGATCGACGGGTCAATGAACTTCGTCCGAGGAATTCCTTTGTATTGTGTTTCAATCGGATTAGAACATAGAGAGTCGCCGGTTGCCGGTGTGGTTTTTGTCCCGGGGTTGAATACGAAATATTCCGCCATCCTTTCTCAAGGCGCTTTTAAAAACGGACTTCGAATCGACGTCTCGAATACAGAATCTCTTGCTCGTGCAATGCTCGTACCGAGTTTCCCCACAAACAGAAAAGAAATATTAAACGAAGTGATCTCGGACATCACAGCGTTTATCAGCTGTGGTCGATCGATGAGAAGAACCGGATCTTTTGTCCTCGATTCTTGTTGGGTAGCTGAAGGTTTGTTAGATGGAATCTGGGAAAAAGGCGTTAAACTCTGGGACACAGTCGCAAGTTCTGTAATTCTTACGGAGGCTGGTGGAAAGGTAACCGACTTCGGTGGAAAAAGATTCTTATCCGGAAATTCGGAAGTCGTCGTATCAAATGGAAGAATTCATTCTCAGATTGTGGATATCATGAGAAACGTAAGGGATTCTATCGGTAGGAACTAATACTTTCAATGAGTTCATTTCGAACACATTCTTTGAGATACGTCGTATAACGTTTGTAAATCTATCAAAAAAATATTCGGAAAATTCGAAACGCAGAAATCGATAAGATTTCGGAAGGATTGAAGAGGACATTGGGAATGATTTTCTCGTTCCCAATGTAAAATTTCTTTATGGAGCGTTTAGATACGCTTCGATACTACGAATCTGCTCGTCATTGAGTGGAAGACGAGTCATCAACTGGCTCGGACGTTTCGGCGTATATCCTGGCGGATACGTTCCACTCACAATTCTTGCCTTTAAGAGTTCAAAATGAGAGCCCTTGACCGCCGGTCCGACCGCACCATCTAGCGCAGGATTTTGATTGTGACAGGCCGAACAATTCGCCACATACAAACCTTTTCCTTGACTCAGTAACTTTTGTTCCGGAGTCAGATTCTCTTCCTTACAGTTCGCAAGGACCAAAGTCGCAGTTACGAAGAAAAACAGGAGGCGGAAAATTCCGCCTCGAATTCTTATTCTTCCCATCGATTTAGAGAAGGACCTCAAGAAGAATGTAAATGACTAAGGTCAAAACAAACCCGGACGTAATTACACCTTTTACGGTTTTAATCGGCTTAAAAGTAGCGCTCTCCGGTGTTGCGGTTAACGCGTTGGTTTCAACCAATGCGAGAAGAACCAGAATCACTCCCAAAAACGTATGGGCTTCCGAACTTGTAACGTCCACGGAAACCGTTAAGTTTCTCGCCGCGCCCATGAGAAATAACATAGGAATGGACAACAAGGTGTTCGTTCTAGAAGCGAGAAGACCTCTCGCGGCTCTCGGAGCTGGATTCTCTGCAGTTTCACCTTTTGCGGCCGCAATCACAACTTTTTGAGCAGGCCAAATCACAAACCAAACATTAAACCACATTAGAGAACCTAAAAGACCGCCGCCAAGAATGATCGCGAGCCATTGACCGGAAGATAGAGTCGTTCCATTATAAAGAGAAATACCGATCATCGTCCAACCGCTTAAGAACGTGAACATGGCGCCCCAACGGAACCACCATAGTACTCGCGGAACCAGTTGTTGAGTCGCTTTTTTCTTCGTATCCGCATCCGTCTCAGCGAAGAAAGATCCTTGTACGAAGTTAATGTACCAAAGTAGGCCGATCCAGGCAACGCCTGCGAGGAAATGTATCCACTTGAAGATGAAATACAAACCTTGATTTGTAAAAAGAGCAATCTCTTCCATAATACCTCCAATTCATCGATAGAATTTGATTTTTTAACGCTTAAAGAAACCAAGCGCCAGAACTAAAAATAAATCCTGGAATTTAGACGCTCAGTCAAGCACTTTAGAAAGATTCTAATTTTAAAGAAGAAATAAAATACACTTCTAAGAGGATGAGCCTGTGTCCGGAAATTTTTGAAGATCTTCGATTAGAATTCGTTCAAGCTCTTCAAAAAAAGGAGGTGTGTCGTCCTTTTCATTCGTAGATTGAAATAGTTTAAAACGTTCTCGAAAAATTTCGGCCTCCGATCGGAGTGTTACCTTCACTTTATTTCCGATACGCGTTGATTCCGATTCAAATCGATTGCCTCCGTTTCCCTCGGAACCGTGTACAAGCAATGTGAAAAAATTATCAAAATATTCTTCAATATCCCCTGGAATAAACCAGTTCACGACTCCGGGAGGAAAGATTTGCAAAAAGCGACCGCTAATTTTTTTCTCGGGAAGTTTCGAAAAATCGCCCGTTACCTTCTCGTAATTTTTGGAAGAGTAAAAACGAAGCTTATATCCTAAACTTCTAATATCGATTTTTAATCCGTACGCTTGAATGAAAAAAGAGACCCGAACATGCAACGTTTCAGGCTTAAGCCAATAGCCAGTCGGTGTATCGGGAATTTTTAGGAACGTTTTGTTCTTCTCGTTATAGAGTTCAATTCCGTTTAAAAAATCTCCAGACTTAAAAATCGTAATTCTATAAGAAACTTGATTGAGGAGCTTAAGCATTTTCTTATAAAACTCGGGGAACTTAACCCCTGTCGATTCATTCAGTTCGTACATCAGCCAAGAATAATTTTCAGAACGTCCAAGATCGCAATGCGAGACCGAACAAAGATAACGATGTGCGATTGAAATTTTTGAAAATTTTGAAGAAAGATCGGCTTCAGAGCGAAAGAAATTTTGCAACTGATCTACGTGCGCAAAAAATTCCAAATAACTAAACGCAGGAAGAATCGATTCGGTTCTCCTTTTCATTCGATACGTTTTTTGATCCTTAAAAGAGGAGGGAAAATAATCGACGTGAATTTTATACGGAGAATTTTCCGGAACTTTCTCCGTAGTTAAGACGGATTGAAAACCACGATCGGTTCGACGAAGATAGAAATCGATGGAAAGAATTCCTTCCTTTTCCTGTAAAAAGGATTCATCGGCTGAGGTTAGATTTCCGTAGAGAGCGTTTCTAATTCCGCCGGTTGGATATTCATTCGAAAGTGTTTTCTGATAAGAAAAGTATTCTTTCCAATAACCGGCTTGATTCGGCTTTTTTTGTACACAATTAAAAGTTAAGAATAGAACGAAGAGGCAAAGTAGAATTGGCCGATTACTTTCTTTGTTTACGA containing:
- a CDS encoding c-type cytochrome, with product MGRIRIRGGIFRLLFFFVTATLVLANCKEENLTPEQKLLSQGKGLYVANCSACHNQNPALDGAVGPAVKGSHFELLKARIVSGTYPPGYTPKRPSQLMTRLPLNDEQIRSIEAYLNAP
- a CDS encoding LIC_10030 family protein, with the translated sequence MELNQVEELNRILASVSGSNRHHEIFVDNLHTPFLQFEDSYILPPTSVYGVEFSAAKEFLIQIEQLIPELIAGCHVLPEAKPKKNSNQLFLVKPLPYSKENEDKKFIFVVSFILSYLGGAPSSMFVKQPAQGKTASVRTQKIYFLARILPLENLEHKDGQIVDFVTRQYKETEFMVDVDTIPAFNKIQHTYSELFDDVDYSKQITAIHTLLNITKEVWQPGKVFEPIDVEFQSISSRFLESSQERIFSQFQNIRHLIDLLLSPESMTIDSVIQEPLHIWLRSIGTERDVTSSGNMLWKILKRK
- a CDS encoding LIC10025 family lipoprotein, which translates into the protein MKLFVNKESNRPILLCLFVLFLTFNCVQKKPNQAGYWKEYFSYQKTLSNEYPTGGIRNALYGNLTSADESFLQEKEGILSIDFYLRRTDRGFQSVLTTEKVPENSPYKIHVDYFPSSFKDQKTYRMKRRTESILPAFSYLEFFAHVDQLQNFFRSEADLSSKFSKISIAHRYLCSVSHCDLGRSENYSWLMYELNESTGVKFPEFYKKMLKLLNQVSYRITIFKSGDFLNGIELYNEKNKTFLKIPDTPTGYWLKPETLHVRVSFFIQAYGLKIDIRSLGYKLRFYSSKNYEKVTGDFSKLPEKKISGRFLQIFPPGVVNWFIPGDIEEYFDNFFTLLVHGSEGNGGNRFESESTRIGNKVKVTLRSEAEIFRERFKLFQSTNEKDDTPPFFEELERILIEDLQKFPDTGSSS
- a CDS encoding beta-galactosidase, which codes for MIFGADYYPEQWTQKDWEEDIRIMKEMGISSVRLAEFGWALMEPREGKYDFSFFDKILNLIQKNGMTAILGTPTATFPPWLAKKFPDIIQERDGIKRTIGTRRQACFSSPNYRKASQKIVTAMAKHFGNHPAVIGWQIDNEIGHEGSDIDHSEISLKAFRVWLKNKYKTIQKLNETWGNVFWGVLYNSFEEIPIPGAHISSNFHPSMIQDFYRFHSDTILDFVKLQAQILRKFSVGRPLTTNLYPSPFLPIVDMAELATYLDYISWDNYPTWGEQEEPFPHPFIAAMQQYNRGLKNLPFTVMEQISGFQGHDLLGYLPAPGQTKLWMKHSIAHGSNAIYFFRYRTARFGQEQLCYGILDHDKNKTERYFELQKGIEEIGEYADDFVEELFPADVAVVHDIENARNWKHQPISTGLKYSPVPWAQLGYDVEMATWFSGMNVLNVNTHFRPASKIDFKDYKIIILPMYTMVNDSVFQKLESFVKEGGTLVLGYRTGAKDLNGWMYDSQIPGPFAEMAGVRVRKFEAVGNQKVKFKFRFFPGTCSKICEILEPTTADVWARYTDKRKFYKGQPIITANSYHKGRVIYVGASLEPLSFMLLYRRILREAKIPFTFYGPTVEKLNRTGRNQNYEIYINHSGKKNLAGLKILNPYEVRIIPKKR
- a CDS encoding urate hydroxylase PuuD produces the protein MEEIALFTNQGLYFIFKWIHFLAGVAWIGLLWYINFVQGSFFAETDADTKKKATQQLVPRVLWWFRWGAMFTFLSGWTMIGISLYNGTTLSSGQWLAIILGGGLLGSLMWFNVWFVIWPAQKVVIAAAKGETAENPAPRAARGLLASRTNTLLSIPMLFLMGAARNLTVSVDVTSSEAHTFLGVILVLLALVETNALTATPESATFKPIKTVKGVITSGFVLTLVIYILLEVLL
- the tsaE gene encoding tRNA (adenosine(37)-N6)-threonylcarbamoyltransferase complex ATPase subunit type 1 TsaE is translated as MKLEFQKLKLEELDKPAYLLASLIEISLKQNLFPVLLMTGSMGAGKTTFTSKLVRKISPTANVNSPTYTLINQYPIPDREDSFYHFDLHRLKSPQDLDDLGFEEIWGKSGVSIIEWWKIAEEDLRDLPLKIEIDLQTISENERTITFKSDDMLSYPKLYEIWKKMEGNPA
- a CDS encoding inositol monophosphatase family protein, coding for MDQPLAPPIDFPLEEVKRRIKSVQSVSGIFIESALKLQKDLKAFAFSTEAEEKDQIHKADEMMGKFIVEYLRQNFPSDSILSEDNYRYEGNNSFRWVLDPIDGSMNFVRGIPLYCVSIGLEHRESPVAGVVFVPGLNTKYSAILSQGAFKNGLRIDVSNTESLARAMLVPSFPTNRKEILNEVISDITAFISCGRSMRRTGSFVLDSCWVAEGLLDGIWEKGVKLWDTVASSVILTEAGGKVTDFGGKRFLSGNSEVVVSNGRIHSQIVDIMRNVRDSIGRN
- a CDS encoding Hsp33 family molecular chaperone HslO — translated: MHNQDSLIYGILPDVHFRYSATEISYSVTAASNLHNLDDSNTELLARAMIGAFFLADQVKEDTKVSLQIQFNEDSPIHSVLAYSDRKGRMKAVLRARPEEDIEPGQLMEDYSGIMKVFRWKDGACIYQSVVPYQNRSFEENFQNYLNSSEQITCFVTIMIQKIGFHWDVRGILLQSLPEAKEEHIQKIASLSDEINENVSEFLGKDIYNCLNKIGEVTRSAVQILEEGQPEFRCDCSEDKIRELIQTLGKEEAMNILEEVGMIEVTCEFCTSVYRFEKERVNELF